A section of the Streptomyces sp. V3I8 genome encodes:
- a CDS encoding STM4014 family protein: protein MRRGEEPGPPPKWVVVANGDNRRVGLFAAATEAAGQGTPRVVEWLDVLRDGGHDFADDEIVRLDSPGEHAGVDGLLRGVDGPTRVEGSGRWYARFLECVGSLRGGLRLDDPSDLAVLFDKRLCHDRLARADVPVPPSPTSGGRTPVRGWADVRDVMEAAGMRRVFVKLAHGSSASGVLAVETAGPGRVRATTSVERAGDGRLHNSLRVRRYTDEREIAAIVDALAPDGLHVERWLPKASLGGRSADLRVVVVAGRATHAVVRTSRSPLTNLHLGGSRGDLAAARALAGDRWAAALGAAERAAACFPGTLCVGVDLLPAIGWRRFAVGEVNAFGDLLPGLTGLPGSGAEGLDTYAAQIAAAASFRHHDHRPDRPAPVGRPDGSAPPASPHDLPRTAHAPA, encoded by the coding sequence ATGCGCCGTGGGGAAGAGCCGGGCCCACCGCCGAAGTGGGTCGTCGTCGCCAACGGGGACAATCGCAGGGTGGGTCTGTTCGCGGCGGCCACCGAAGCCGCCGGGCAGGGCACGCCGCGGGTCGTCGAGTGGCTCGACGTGCTGCGCGACGGCGGACACGACTTCGCCGACGACGAGATCGTCCGCCTCGACTCCCCCGGCGAGCATGCCGGGGTGGACGGCCTGCTGCGCGGTGTGGACGGGCCGACGCGGGTGGAGGGCTCCGGGCGCTGGTACGCGCGGTTCCTGGAGTGTGTGGGCTCGCTGCGGGGCGGTCTGCGCCTCGACGACCCGTCCGACCTGGCCGTGCTGTTCGACAAGCGGCTGTGCCACGACCGGCTCGCGCGCGCGGACGTGCCGGTGCCGCCCTCCCCCACGTCCGGCGGCCGCACGCCGGTCCGGGGCTGGGCGGACGTGCGGGACGTCATGGAGGCGGCGGGCATGCGGCGCGTCTTCGTCAAACTGGCGCACGGTTCGTCCGCCTCCGGTGTCCTGGCCGTCGAGACCGCCGGGCCGGGCCGCGTCCGCGCGACGACGTCGGTGGAGCGCGCCGGGGACGGCCGCCTGCACAACTCGCTGCGGGTGCGCCGCTACACGGACGAGCGGGAGATCGCCGCGATCGTCGACGCGCTGGCTCCCGACGGGCTGCACGTCGAACGGTGGCTGCCGAAGGCCTCGCTCGGCGGCCGGTCCGCGGACCTGCGCGTCGTGGTCGTGGCCGGCCGGGCCACGCATGCCGTGGTCCGCACCAGCCGCTCGCCCCTGACCAACCTCCATCTCGGCGGGAGCCGCGGCGATCTGGCGGCCGCGCGGGCGCTGGCGGGCGACCGGTGGGCCGCGGCCCTCGGCGCGGCCGAGCGGGCCGCGGCCTGTTTCCCCGGCACGCTGTGCGTCGGCGTGGATCTGCTGCCCGCCATCGGCTGGCGCCGTTTCGCCGTCGGCGAGGTCAACGCGTTCGGCGACCTGCTCCCCGGGCTGACCGGTCTGCCGGGGAGCGGGGCGGAAGGGCTGGACACCTACGCGGCGCAGATCGCCGCGGCCGCGTCCTTCCGCCACCACGACCACCGCCCGGACCGGCCGGCACCGGTCGGCCGACCCGACGGGTCCGCCCCGCCCGCGTCACCGCACGACCTGCCGAGGACAGCCCATGCCCCAGCCTGA
- a CDS encoding STM4015 family protein: MTIGSHLKEFHGLPAFDFPRVDETVSDASSLPSPDSVAWHVAVDSYESDEQWEEAFARFLAAVDTTRVRALVVGAWSDVYESAPDEVIGALVAARDRLPALRGLFVGDIVMEEAEISWITQGDMGPLLEAFPDLEEFGVRGGNGLVIPAFRHERLRRLTVESGGLPVAVVRAIAASDLPALVDLDLWLGTSEYGGDSDVADLEPFFAGTRLPALERLALRNSEIQDAICAALASAPVVARLKELDVSMGVLTDDGATALLTGQPLTHLEKLDLHHNYIGEALRTRLLETLEPAGVEVDTDRDDAEDDEDDDGEVWRFVAVGE, translated from the coding sequence ATGACCATCGGTAGCCACCTCAAGGAGTTCCACGGCCTGCCGGCCTTCGACTTCCCGCGCGTCGACGAGACGGTGTCCGACGCGTCCTCGCTCCCGTCGCCGGACTCCGTGGCCTGGCACGTCGCGGTGGACTCCTACGAGTCCGATGAGCAGTGGGAAGAGGCCTTCGCCCGTTTCCTGGCGGCCGTCGACACCACGCGGGTGCGGGCGCTGGTCGTGGGCGCGTGGAGCGATGTGTACGAGAGCGCACCGGACGAGGTGATCGGGGCGCTGGTGGCGGCCCGCGACCGGCTGCCCGCCCTGCGCGGGCTGTTCGTCGGCGACATCGTGATGGAGGAGGCCGAGATCTCCTGGATCACGCAGGGCGACATGGGCCCGCTCCTCGAAGCCTTCCCCGATCTGGAGGAGTTCGGCGTCCGGGGCGGCAACGGACTGGTGATCCCCGCCTTCCGCCACGAGCGGCTGCGCAGGCTGACCGTGGAGAGCGGCGGCCTGCCCGTGGCGGTGGTCCGCGCCATCGCCGCGAGCGACCTGCCCGCCCTCGTCGACCTCGACCTGTGGCTGGGCACGTCCGAGTACGGCGGTGACAGCGACGTCGCCGACCTCGAACCCTTCTTCGCCGGCACCAGGCTGCCCGCCCTGGAGCGGCTCGCCCTGCGCAACAGCGAGATCCAGGACGCCATCTGCGCGGCCCTCGCGTCCGCCCCCGTGGTGGCCCGTCTGAAGGAGCTCGACGTCTCCATGGGCGTGCTCACCGACGACGGCGCCACGGCGCTGCTGACGGGGCAGCCGCTCACCCACCTCGAGAAGCTCGACCTGCACCACAACTACATCGGCGAAGCGCTGCGGACCCGGCTGCTGGAGACCCTGGAGCCCGCCGGTGTGGAGGTCGACACCGACCGGGACGATGCCGAGGACGACGAGGACGACGACGGTGAGGTCTGGCGTTTCGTCGCGGTGGGCGAGTAG
- a CDS encoding DUF6745 domain-containing protein: MDQGSWRAAAAATGPADRAAAEEGVRLAYRLAGLAEPDRILWTRSPREAVRTLMESARTDTAQEGGRTGAEPDVFGASVRDAVLGAPWAAERARLHARLGPQGWGGHWRATGAGLWESTRTLVDRVRAGVVDELATGREQETQVRLVLLDAALGQHDAAWLCAFDSGDEGPLAGLAAVARHAGWWWPYEKVAVVSERPVTLHRDEAGRLDRGDGPALGYADGFELYAWRGMPVPRDFLDELTRLTPERIRDEENAELRRVMLEHYGYDRYLEESGAVPVHRDEAGVLWRVRLVGDEDVVMVEVVNSTPEPDGTHRTYWLRVPPSTRTAQEGVAWTFGLDAEAYEPLQQT, from the coding sequence ATGGACCAGGGCAGTTGGCGGGCGGCGGCAGCGGCGACGGGACCGGCGGACCGGGCGGCGGCCGAGGAGGGCGTACGGCTGGCCTACCGGCTGGCCGGCCTGGCCGAACCCGACCGCATCCTGTGGACGCGCTCGCCCCGCGAGGCGGTACGCACGCTCATGGAATCGGCGCGGACGGACACCGCACAGGAGGGCGGGCGGACCGGCGCGGAGCCGGACGTCTTCGGCGCGAGTGTCCGCGACGCCGTGCTGGGCGCGCCCTGGGCCGCCGAGCGGGCACGGCTGCACGCGCGCCTGGGCCCGCAGGGGTGGGGCGGCCACTGGCGTGCCACCGGAGCGGGTCTGTGGGAGTCGACCCGCACCCTGGTCGACCGGGTACGGGCGGGAGTCGTCGACGAACTCGCCACCGGCCGGGAGCAGGAGACGCAGGTCCGCCTCGTCCTTCTGGACGCGGCACTGGGACAGCACGACGCGGCCTGGCTGTGCGCGTTCGACTCCGGCGACGAGGGCCCTTTGGCAGGCCTGGCCGCGGTGGCACGCCACGCGGGCTGGTGGTGGCCCTACGAGAAGGTGGCCGTCGTCAGCGAGCGCCCGGTGACCCTGCACCGCGACGAGGCCGGCCGCCTGGACCGCGGCGACGGCCCGGCACTGGGCTACGCGGACGGGTTCGAGCTGTACGCCTGGCGGGGGATGCCCGTGCCGCGCGACTTCCTCGACGAACTGACCCGGCTGACTCCCGAGCGGATCCGCGACGAGGAGAACGCCGAACTGCGCCGCGTGATGCTGGAGCACTACGGCTACGACCGGTACCTGGAGGAGTCCGGCGCGGTCCCCGTCCACCGCGACGAGGCGGGCGTGCTGTGGCGGGTGCGACTCGTCGGCGACGAGGACGTGGTGATGGTCGAGGTGGTCAACTCCACCCCGGAACCCGACGGCACGCACCGCACGTACTGGCTGCGGGTCCCGCCGTCGACCCGCACGGCCCAGGAGGGCGTGGCGTGGACGTTCGGCCTGGACGCGGAGGCGTACGAGCCGCTGCAGCAGACCTAG
- a CDS encoding endonuclease/exonuclease/phosphatase family protein — translation MADGGAASGSRAARLRPWRGRVRRPRWGPDARGRSAWARGRVLAALGLSTAALLSFHSAVPNAVGRCGSLLETFLPWVGLAVPLLLFLAVLRRSATASVVLLLPAAVWGQQFGGRLFTEDRGAYDFTAVQHNVSDVNPDPAGTARALLRAAPDLVALEELTPSALPAYERELAADYPYRAVEGTVGLWSKHPLTAVRPVDIRPEGIEEGWNRGVRATARTPTGAVAVYVAHLPSVRLGRSGFGSGRRDESAGLLGAAVAGEELDRVVVLGDLNGTVDDRGLDPVTSRMDSTGRALAFSWPARFPLSRIDHVMARSATVVNVRTLPATGSDHLPVAAGIRLAPRTDDSPGAAGAS, via the coding sequence GTGGCGGACGGCGGGGCGGCGAGCGGGTCGCGGGCGGCGCGGCTGCGGCCGTGGCGCGGGCGGGTCCGCCGGCCGCGGTGGGGGCCGGACGCACGAGGCCGGTCGGCCTGGGCGCGTGGGCGTGTCCTCGCGGCGCTCGGTCTGTCGACCGCTGCCCTGCTGTCCTTCCATTCCGCGGTGCCCAATGCGGTCGGTCGCTGCGGGAGTCTGCTGGAGACGTTCCTGCCCTGGGTCGGTCTGGCCGTTCCCCTGTTGCTGTTCCTGGCCGTACTGCGCCGCTCGGCCACCGCGTCGGTGGTCCTGCTGCTGCCCGCGGCCGTCTGGGGGCAGCAGTTCGGCGGGCGGCTCTTCACCGAGGACCGCGGCGCGTACGACTTCACGGCGGTCCAGCACAACGTCAGCGACGTGAACCCCGACCCCGCCGGTACCGCACGTGCCCTGCTCAGGGCCGCGCCCGACCTCGTCGCGCTGGAGGAGCTGACCCCCTCCGCGTTGCCGGCCTACGAGAGGGAGCTGGCGGCGGACTACCCGTACCGCGCGGTCGAGGGGACGGTCGGGCTGTGGTCGAAGCACCCCCTGACGGCCGTACGGCCGGTGGACATCAGGCCGGAAGGGATCGAGGAGGGCTGGAACCGCGGTGTGCGGGCCACGGCACGCACACCGACGGGGGCCGTCGCGGTCTACGTCGCCCACCTGCCCTCGGTCCGCCTCGGCCGGAGCGGCTTCGGTTCCGGCAGGCGTGACGAGAGCGCCGGACTGCTGGGGGCCGCCGTCGCGGGCGAGGAGCTGGACCGGGTGGTCGTGCTCGGCGACCTCAACGGCACGGTGGACGACCGGGGTCTTGACCCGGTCACCTCGCGGATGGACTCCACCGGGCGGGCCCTCGCCTTCAGCTGGCCCGCCCGGTTCCCCCTGTCCCGGATCGACCACGTCATGGCCCGCTCGGCGACCGTGGTGAACGTGCGGACCCTGCCCGCCACCGGCAGCGACCACCTGCCGGTGGCCGCCGGCATCCGGCTCGCCCCCCGTACGGACGACTCGCCGGGGGCCGCCGGCGCTAGCTAG
- a CDS encoding RNA polymerase subunit sigma-70, with translation MSTDTRLEELGVSGLGEVGEPAFTELAERHRRELHVHCYRMLGSFEDAEDTVQETFLRAWRRRETFEGRSTFRAWLYRIATNACLDLLARCRPEPATGGEVPWLQPYPDRLLDELPASGADEPETVAFARETIELAYLVAVQHLAPRPRAVLILRDVLGRPAKDVAELLGDSVNSVNSALQRARAGMREHLPAERQDWTGGEEDAGTRELVRRFTDASMAKDIDGLAALLRDDVRCSMPPTPGLYVGRDAVVSDWTDGGFEDLGRLRVVRTSVNRQPAFAFYLWREREDAYLPLTIDVLRITGGAITEIVMFHDDRFPCLGLPERLPADGTE, from the coding sequence ATGAGTACGGACACGCGGCTGGAGGAGCTGGGCGTGAGCGGGCTGGGCGAGGTCGGGGAACCGGCGTTCACGGAGCTGGCGGAGCGGCACCGACGGGAACTGCACGTGCACTGCTACCGGATGCTCGGGTCGTTCGAGGACGCCGAGGACACCGTGCAGGAGACGTTCCTGCGTGCCTGGCGGCGGCGGGAGACCTTCGAGGGGCGGTCGACGTTCCGGGCCTGGCTCTACCGGATCGCCACCAACGCCTGCCTGGACCTGCTCGCCAGGTGCCGCCCGGAGCCCGCCACCGGCGGCGAGGTGCCGTGGCTGCAGCCGTACCCGGACCGGCTCCTCGACGAGCTGCCCGCGAGCGGCGCGGACGAGCCGGAGACCGTCGCCTTCGCGCGGGAGACGATCGAGCTGGCGTACCTGGTCGCGGTCCAGCACCTCGCGCCGCGTCCGCGGGCCGTGCTGATCCTGCGGGACGTGCTCGGCCGGCCGGCGAAGGACGTCGCGGAGCTGCTCGGAGACTCCGTCAACTCCGTGAACAGCGCGCTGCAGCGGGCCCGCGCCGGCATGCGGGAGCATCTGCCCGCCGAGCGGCAGGACTGGACCGGCGGCGAGGAGGACGCGGGGACGCGCGAACTGGTGCGCCGCTTCACCGACGCGAGCATGGCCAAGGACATCGACGGACTCGCCGCACTGCTGCGGGACGACGTCCGCTGCTCGATGCCGCCCACGCCGGGTCTGTACGTCGGCCGCGACGCGGTGGTGAGCGACTGGACCGACGGCGGCTTCGAGGACCTCGGGCGCCTGCGTGTCGTCCGGACCTCCGTGAACCGGCAGCCCGCCTTCGCCTTCTACCTCTGGCGGGAGCGGGAGGACGCGTACCTGCCGCTGACGATCGACGTCCTGCGCATCACCGGCGGGGCGATCACCGAGATCGTCATGTTCCACGACGACCGGTTCCCGTGCCTCGGACTGCCGGAACGCCTGCCGGCCGACGGCACGGAGTAG
- a CDS encoding DUF6069 family protein, whose amino-acid sequence MNSMDDTAVGAGPVSGRTGRTHRLRVLAGTGLVATLAAVVATTLAAALARAVGVDFEVPDGGETIPLAGFAVVTGFFSAVGTVVAVALLRRSARPAERFVWTAVSLTAISLVPPLLSGADAATVTALLGLHLVPAAVMIPTLARSLRTRTG is encoded by the coding sequence ATGAACAGCATGGACGACACCGCAGTCGGCGCAGGCCCGGTATCGGGCCGGACCGGCCGCACCCACCGACTCCGCGTGCTCGCCGGCACCGGCCTCGTCGCCACGCTCGCCGCGGTGGTGGCCACCACCCTCGCCGCGGCGCTCGCCCGGGCCGTCGGCGTCGACTTCGAGGTCCCCGACGGCGGCGAAACGATCCCGTTGGCCGGGTTCGCGGTGGTGACCGGCTTCTTCTCGGCCGTGGGCACCGTCGTCGCCGTCGCCCTCCTTCGCCGGAGCGCCCGTCCCGCCGAGCGATTCGTGTGGACGGCGGTGTCCCTGACCGCGATCTCGCTGGTCCCGCCCCTCCTCTCCGGGGCGGACGCCGCCACCGTCACCGCCCTCCTCGGGCTGCACCTCGTTCCTGCGGCGGTGATGATCCCCACCCTGGCGCGGAGCCTGCGGACCCGGACCGGTTGA
- a CDS encoding dihydrofolate reductase family protein → MRTLISTAFVSLDGVVEAPGGEPGYRNAGWTFKGIEFLPEAFEIKGREQQEAGAMLLGRTSYESFSAVWPDMEDFADYKVMPKYVVSTTLKDDDLVSNWGATTILRSLDEVAALKETEGGPIIIHGSATLSRNLSDAGLIDRYHLLVFPLLLGAGKRLFSDTDKDTQKLRLVEHEAYANGLQKSVFDVVR, encoded by the coding sequence ATGCGCACTCTGATCAGTACCGCCTTCGTCTCGCTCGACGGCGTCGTGGAGGCCCCGGGCGGCGAGCCCGGTTACCGCAACGCCGGCTGGACCTTCAAGGGCATCGAGTTCCTCCCGGAGGCGTTCGAGATCAAGGGCCGGGAGCAGCAGGAGGCCGGGGCCATGCTGCTGGGCCGGACCAGCTACGAGTCGTTCAGCGCCGTATGGCCCGACATGGAGGACTTCGCCGACTACAAGGTGATGCCGAAGTACGTGGTCTCCACCACCCTCAAGGACGACGACCTCGTGTCGAACTGGGGGGCGACCACGATCCTGCGGTCCCTCGACGAGGTCGCGGCGCTCAAGGAGACCGAGGGCGGCCCGATCATCATCCACGGCAGCGCCACCCTCAGCCGGAACCTCTCGGACGCCGGCCTGATCGACCGCTACCACCTGCTGGTCTTCCCGCTCCTGCTCGGCGCCGGCAAGCGTCTGTTCAGCGACACGGACAAGGACACCCAGAAGCTGCGGCTGGTCGAGCACGAGGCGTACGCCAACGGTCTGCAGAAGAGCGTCTTCGACGTCGTCCGCTGA
- the ligA gene encoding NAD-dependent DNA ligase LigA, which yields MTTPVAVIVDAAAYAQAVEDAVKASAAYYTGGTSPMDDDTYDRLVRAVTAYEAEHPDDVLPDSPTGKVAGGAVEGDVPHTVAMLSLDNVFSPDEFTAWTASLARRVGHDVERFSVEPKLDGLAIAARYTAGRLARLITRGDGTAGEDVSHAMGTVEGLPQILAEPVTVEVRGEVLMTTAQFEHANEVRIAHGGQPFANPRGASAGTLRARDRAYTVPMTFFGYGLLPLPDTEAELAGRLRGLSHSELMTRAAELGVNTTAGTAVPGTTAGSAEQVLARVQEIAGLRATLPFGIDGIVVKADLAADQRTAGSGSRAPRWAIAYKLPAVEKITRLLEVEWNVGRTGIIAPRAVLEPVVVDGATITYATLHNPADITRRDLRLGDHVMVHRAGDVIPRVEAPVAHLRTGAERPVVFPEVCPRCGGDIDTGEQRWRCENGRNCHLVASLSYAAGRDQLDIEGLGHTRVVQLVEAGLVTDLAELFTLTRDQLLSLDRMGATSTDNLLAALETAKGRPLSRVLCALGVRGTGRSMSRRIARHFATMDHIRAADAAAMQRVDGIGTEKAPSIVAELAELAPLVDKLVAAGVNMTEPGATPPSVTAADGPEGAAEGPQQGREGTTGPADATGAAGAQGAAGSDSPGGPLAGMTVVVTGAMTGALEKLSRNEMNELIERAGGRSSSSVSKKTALVVAGEGAGSKRAKAQALGIRLATADEFAALVADHLAQPAPAPDSAEPAESAVGAVVAGAADR from the coding sequence ATGACCACACCAGTTGCAGTGATCGTGGATGCCGCCGCCTACGCGCAGGCCGTCGAGGACGCGGTCAAGGCGTCGGCCGCCTACTACACGGGCGGCACCTCGCCGATGGACGACGACACCTACGACCGGCTGGTGCGTGCCGTCACCGCGTACGAGGCGGAGCATCCCGACGACGTACTGCCCGACTCGCCGACCGGCAAGGTCGCGGGCGGTGCCGTGGAGGGCGACGTGCCGCACACGGTGGCGATGCTCAGCCTCGACAACGTGTTCTCGCCCGACGAGTTCACCGCCTGGACGGCCTCGCTGGCGCGGCGCGTCGGCCACGACGTCGAGCGGTTCAGTGTCGAACCGAAGCTGGACGGCCTGGCGATCGCCGCCCGCTACACCGCCGGCCGCCTGGCCCGCCTGATCACCCGGGGCGACGGAACGGCCGGCGAGGACGTCTCGCACGCCATGGGCACCGTCGAAGGCCTGCCGCAGATCCTGGCCGAGCCGGTCACGGTGGAGGTGCGCGGTGAAGTCCTGATGACCACCGCCCAGTTCGAGCACGCCAACGAGGTCCGCATCGCGCACGGCGGCCAGCCCTTCGCGAATCCGCGCGGCGCCTCGGCGGGCACCCTGAGAGCCAGGGACCGCGCCTACACCGTGCCGATGACGTTCTTCGGATACGGCCTGCTGCCCCTGCCGGACACGGAGGCCGAGCTCGCCGGACGGCTGCGCGGCCTGTCCCACAGCGAGTTGATGACCCGTGCCGCGGAGCTCGGGGTGAACACCACCGCGGGCACCGCCGTCCCCGGCACCACCGCCGGCTCGGCCGAGCAGGTCCTGGCGCGGGTGCAGGAGATCGCCGGACTGCGCGCCACACTGCCGTTCGGGATCGACGGCATCGTCGTCAAGGCGGACCTGGCCGCCGACCAGCGGACCGCCGGCTCCGGTTCGCGGGCCCCGCGCTGGGCGATCGCCTACAAGCTGCCCGCGGTGGAGAAGATCACCCGGCTCCTGGAGGTGGAGTGGAACGTGGGCCGTACCGGCATCATCGCCCCGCGTGCCGTCCTCGAACCGGTGGTCGTCGACGGGGCCACCATCACCTACGCCACGCTCCACAACCCGGCCGACATCACCCGGCGCGACCTGCGCCTGGGCGACCATGTCATGGTCCACCGCGCCGGCGACGTCATCCCCCGTGTCGAAGCCCCCGTCGCGCATCTGCGCACCGGCGCCGAGCGGCCCGTCGTGTTCCCCGAGGTGTGCCCGCGCTGCGGCGGCGACATCGACACCGGTGAACAGCGCTGGCGCTGCGAGAACGGCCGCAACTGCCATCTGGTCGCCTCCCTCTCGTACGCCGCGGGCCGTGACCAGCTCGACATCGAGGGCCTCGGCCACACCCGCGTCGTCCAGCTCGTGGAGGCGGGCCTGGTCACCGATCTGGCGGAGCTGTTCACCCTCACCCGCGACCAGCTCCTGAGCCTGGACCGGATGGGCGCGACGAGTACCGACAACCTCCTCGCGGCGCTCGAGACCGCCAAGGGGCGGCCGCTGTCGCGGGTGCTGTGCGCGCTGGGCGTGCGGGGCACGGGCCGTTCCATGTCACGCCGTATCGCCCGTCACTTCGCCACGATGGACCACATCCGTGCGGCCGACGCCGCCGCGATGCAGCGGGTGGACGGCATCGGCACCGAGAAGGCCCCGTCCATCGTCGCCGAACTCGCCGAGCTGGCTCCGCTCGTCGACAAGCTCGTCGCCGCGGGGGTGAACATGACCGAGCCCGGCGCCACCCCGCCGAGCGTGACGGCCGCCGACGGCCCCGAGGGTGCCGCGGAGGGCCCTCAGCAGGGCCGGGAGGGGACGACGGGCCCGGCGGACGCCACAGGCGCGGCGGGCGCGCAGGGGGCCGCAGGGAGCGATTCTCCGGGCGGACCGCTGGCCGGTATGACGGTGGTCGTGACCGGCGCGATGACCGGCGCGCTCGAGAAGCTCAGCCGCAACGAGATGAACGAGCTCATCGAGCGCGCCGGCGGCCGCTCCTCCTCCAGCGTCTCCAAGAAGACCGCCCTGGTGGTGGCGGGTGAGGGAGCCGGCTCCAAACGCGCCAAGGCGCAGGCCCTCGGTATCCGCCTGGCCACTGCGGACGAGTTCGCCGCGCTCGTCGCCGACCACCTCGCACAGCCCGCCCCGGCGCCCGATTCCGCCGAACCCGCCGAATCCGCGGTGGGTGCCGTGGTCGCCGGGGCCGCCGACCGATGA
- a CDS encoding GNAT family N-acetyltransferase: MTSFWTGERIRLRGIEPDDWTALRRFATDEERLGDLVQAPRSAEGHRARAKEQAVAASDGDCFTLAVEAVDTEEMVGAVGSHHADARAGWFQYGITMGAEHRRKGYATEAAVLLLRFMFDERRFHKCEARVFAHNEASLALQRRLGLVEEGRLREHVFFAGRHHDVVLMGVLADEFARLHPTTPRRTTG, encoded by the coding sequence ATGACATCCTTCTGGACCGGTGAGCGGATACGGCTGCGCGGTATCGAGCCCGACGACTGGACCGCGCTCAGGCGCTTCGCGACGGACGAGGAGCGCCTGGGCGACCTGGTGCAGGCGCCCCGTTCCGCGGAGGGACACCGTGCGCGGGCGAAGGAGCAGGCGGTCGCCGCGTCCGACGGCGACTGCTTCACCCTGGCGGTCGAAGCCGTCGACACGGAGGAGATGGTCGGTGCCGTCGGCTCCCACCATGCCGATGCGCGGGCCGGCTGGTTCCAGTACGGCATCACCATGGGTGCGGAGCACCGCCGCAAGGGATACGCGACGGAGGCCGCGGTGCTGCTGCTGCGGTTCATGTTCGACGAGCGGCGCTTCCACAAGTGCGAGGCGCGGGTCTTCGCGCACAACGAGGCATCGCTCGCACTGCAACGCCGGCTCGGCCTCGTCGAGGAAGGGCGGCTCCGCGAGCATGTGTTCTTCGCCGGCCGGCACCACGACGTGGTTCTGATGGGTGTACTCGCCGACGAGTTCGCGCGGTTGCACCCGACGACGCCTCGACGGACGACGGGCTGA
- a CDS encoding FAD-dependent oxidoreductase: protein MRVLVIGGGIAGTAAALALHGAGADVTVYEAHPDSAEDIGAFLTLASNGMRALARLDASAAVTALGFPLRSMRVLDDTGAVLADVPLGEADDPVLRYRCLHRAELATALQAEAARRGIGIRHGARLTSFQDAPDEVTAHFTDGSTATGDLLIGADGLHSVVRQHIAPAVRPRYAGQRVFYGYGDGRGGDVTPAGVSAGESERITMVRGSGAAFGHAVSPDGRSYWFARVAGEPLTADEIGQGTPNHWRELLLPVLRKDDTPAADVVAATTGRIMVTNATELPTGTRWRSGRALTIGDAAHAASPATGQGASLALEDAVALAQSLRDAPDTESALSRYESLRRPRVEENITVSGNISRGTPPTSTPPPSSPPSP from the coding sequence ATGCGGGTACTTGTCATCGGCGGCGGGATCGCCGGTACGGCGGCCGCGCTGGCCCTGCACGGAGCGGGGGCGGACGTCACCGTGTACGAGGCGCACCCCGACTCGGCCGAGGACATCGGCGCGTTCCTCACCCTCGCGAGCAACGGTATGCGTGCGCTCGCCCGGCTGGACGCCTCCGCCGCGGTCACGGCGCTCGGCTTCCCGCTGCGTTCGATGCGTGTCCTCGACGACACGGGTGCCGTGCTGGCCGACGTACCGCTCGGCGAGGCCGACGACCCGGTCCTGCGGTACCGCTGCCTGCACCGCGCCGAACTGGCCACCGCCCTGCAGGCGGAGGCCGCCCGCCGGGGCATCGGCATCCGGCACGGGGCCCGGCTCACCTCCTTCCAGGACGCCCCGGACGAAGTCACCGCGCACTTCACCGACGGCAGCACCGCGACCGGCGACCTGCTCATCGGCGCCGACGGCCTGCACTCCGTGGTACGGCAGCACATCGCCCCGGCCGTGCGGCCCCGCTACGCGGGCCAACGGGTCTTCTACGGCTACGGGGACGGCCGCGGGGGCGACGTGACGCCGGCCGGGGTGAGCGCCGGCGAGAGCGAGCGCATCACGATGGTGCGGGGCAGCGGCGCCGCCTTCGGCCATGCGGTGTCACCGGACGGCCGGTCGTACTGGTTCGCGCGGGTGGCGGGTGAGCCACTGACCGCCGACGAGATCGGCCAGGGCACCCCGAACCACTGGCGGGAGCTGCTCCTGCCGGTGCTGCGCAAGGACGACACCCCGGCCGCGGACGTCGTGGCGGCCACGACGGGCCGCATCATGGTCACCAACGCCACCGAGCTCCCCACCGGCACACGGTGGCGCTCCGGCCGTGCCCTGACCATCGGTGACGCGGCGCACGCGGCCTCCCCCGCGACCGGGCAGGGCGCGTCCCTGGCGCTGGAGGACGCGGTGGCCCTGGCGCAGTCCCTGCGCGACGCCCCCGACACCGAGAGCGCGCTGTCCCGCTACGAGTCGCTGCGGCGTCCCCGGGTGGAGGAGAACATCACGGTCAGCGGGAACATCTCGCGGGGCACACCTCCGACTTCGACGCCCCCGCCGTCGTCACCGCCGTCACCGTGA